The window gaaaagctcaatcgttgagcatgtgctcagattgtctgggtaccacaatcgcttgaatcgagtgggagttaatcttccagatgagacagtgatggttctccatagtcactgccaccaagctattagagcttcgtgatgaactataacatatcagggatagacatgatgatccttgagcaactcgcgatgtttgacaccgcgaaagtagaaatcaagaaggagcatcaattgttgatggttagtaaaaccactagtttctagaagggcaagggcgaaagggatacttcatgaaacaacaaatcatttgctgctctagtaaagaatcccaaggttgaacccaaacccgagactaagtgcttctgtaatgaggggaacagtcactgaagcagaactgccctagatacttggtagatgagaaggcaggcaaggtcgacataagtatattggatatacattatatgaatgtgtactttactagtactcctagcagcaccagggtattagataccggttcagttgctaagtgttagtaactcgaaataaaagctgcggaataaacggagactagctaaaggtgagatgacgatatgtgttggaagtgtttccaaggttgatgtgatcaagcatcgcatgctccctctaccatcgagattggtgttaaacctaaataattgttatttggtgtttgcgttgagcataaacatgattggattatgtttatcgcaatacggttattcatttaaggagaataatggttactctgtttatttgaataataccttcaatggtcttgcacctaaaatgaatctcgatcgcagtgatacacatgttcgtgccaaaagatatgaaaatattaatgatagtaccacatacttgtggcactgccatttgagtcatattggtatagaatgcatgaagaagctccatgtagatggatctttggactcactcatttttgaaaagattgagacatgcgaaccatgtctattggtatatatgcatgaagaaactccatgcagatggatcgtttggactcacttgattttgaatcacttgagacatgcaaatcataccacatgggcaagatgactgaaaggcctcgttttcagtaagatggaacaagagagcaacttgttggaagtaatacattttaatgtgtgcagtccaatgagtgctgaggcatgcagtggatatcgttatgttcttactacacagatgatttgagtagatgctgagtgtatttacttgatgaaatacaagtctgaattattgaaaggttcaagtaatttcagagtgaagttgaagatcgtcgtgacaagaggataaaatgtctgtgatatgatcatagagatatctgagttacgagtttggcacacaattaagacattgtggaaagtgtttcacaattaataccgcctggaacaccacaatgtgatggtgtgtccgaacatcataactgcaccctattggatatggtgcataccatgatgtctctttaccactatcgtttatgggttaggcattagagacaaccgcattcactttaaatagggcaccacgcaattccgttgagacgacaccgtttagagaaacctaagttgtcgtttcttaaaagtttggggctgcgatgcttatgtgaaaaagtttcaggctgataagctcgaacccaaagcggataaatgcatcttcatagaatacccaaaacagttgggtatacctcctatttcagatctggaagcaaaagtaattgcttctagaaacgggtcctttctcgaggaaaagtttctctcgaaagaattgagtgggaggatggtggagacttgatgaggttattgaaccatcacttcaactagtgtgtagcagggcacaggaagttgttcctgtggcacctacaccaattgaagtggaagcttatgatagtgatcatgaaacttcggatcaagtcactaccaaacctcgtaggtcgacaaggatatgtactactcctgagtggtacggtaatcctgtcttagatatcatgttgttagacaatactgaacctacgagctatggagaagcgatggtgggcccatattccgacaaatggttagaagccatgaaatccgagataggatccatgtatcagaacaaagcatggactttggtgaacttgcccgatgatcggcaagccattgagataaatggatctttaagaagaagacgaacgtggacggtaatgttaccgtctatgaagctcgacttgtggcaaagagtattttcacaagttcaaggagttgactacgatgagattttctcatccgtagcgatgcttaagtccgtcggaatcatgttagcattagctgcatttatgaaatctggcagatggatgtcaaaacaagtttccttaccagttttcgtaaggaaaggttgtatgtgatacaatcaaaaaggttttgtcgatactaaggatgctaaaaggtatgctagctccagcgatccttccatggactagagcaagcatctcggagtcagaatatacgctttgatggagtgatcaaagtttttgggtttatacaaagtttgttagaaacttgtgtttacaataaagtgagtgggagcgctacaacatttctgataagtatatgtgaatgacatattgttgatccgaaatgatgtaaaatttctggaaagcataaagggttgtttgaaaggggtttttcaaaggaagacctggataaagctgcttacatattgggcatcaagatctatagagatagatcaagacgcctgatgatactttcaaagaacgcacaccttgacatgattttgaaagagttcaaaatagatcagcaaagaaggagttcttggctgtgttacaaggtgtgagtattgagtaagactcaagacctgaccacagcagaagagagagaaaggacgaaggtcgtcccctatgctttagacgtaggctctacagtatgctatgctgtgtaccgcacatgaagtgtgccttgccatgagttggtcaaggggtgcaatagtgatccgggaatggatcacatgacagcggtcgaacttatccttagtatctagtggactaaggaattttctcgattatggaggtgaaaaggagttcgtcgtaaagggttacgtcgatgcgaactttgacactaatccggatgactctgagtagtaaaccggatttgtatagtagagcagttatttgaaatggctccaagtagcgcgtggtagcatccacaagatgacatagatatttgtaaagcacacacggatctgacaggttcaggcccgttgactaataacctctctcacaagcataacatgatcaaaccagaactcattgagtgttaatcacatagtgatgtgaactagattgttgactctagtaaactctttggatgttggtcacatggtgatgtgacctgtgagtgttaatcacatggtgatgtgaactagattattgactctagtgcaagtgggagactgttggaaatatgccctagaggcaataataaattggttattattatatttccttgttcatgataatcgtttattatccatgctagaattgtattgatatgaaactcagatacatgtgtggatacatagacaacaccatgtccctagtaagcctctagttgactagctcgttgatccatagatggttacggtttcctgaccatggacattggatgtcgttgataacgggatcacatcattagaagaatgatgtgatggacaagacccaatcctaagcctagcacaagatcgtgtagttcgtttgctaagagcttttctaatgtcaagtatcatttccttagaccatgagattgtgcaacttccggataccgtaggaatgctttgggtgtaccaaacgtcacaacgtaactgggtggctataaaggtgcactacaggtatctccgaaagtgtctgttgggttggcacgaatcgagactgggatttgtcacttcgtgtaaacggagaggtatctctgggcccactcggtaggacatcatcataatgtgcacaatgtgaccaaggagttgatcacgggatgatgtgttacggaacgagtaaagagacttgccggtaacgagattgaacaaggtatcgggatgccgacgatcgaatctcgggcaagtaacataccgattgacaaagggaattgtatacggggttgattgaatcctcgacatcgtggttcatccgatgagatcatcgtggaacatgtgggagccaacatgggtatccagatcccgctgttggttattgaccggagaggcgtctcggtcatgtctgcatgtctcccgaacccgtagggtctacacacttaaggttcggtgacgctagggttgtagagatattagtatgcggaaacccaaaagttgttcggagtcccggatgagatcccggacgtcacgaggagttccggaatggtccggaggtgaagaattatatataggaagtcaagtttcggccaccgggaaagtatcgggggtcaccggtattgtaccggaaccaccggaagggtcccggggtccaccggatggggccacctatcccgaagggccccatgggctgaagtgggaagggaaccagcccctagtgggctggggcgcccccatgggcctccccctgcgcctagggttggaaaccctaggggtggggggcgccctacctgacttggggggcaagtttcccccctggccgccgcccccccttgtagatgggatccagggccggcgcccccccagggggcctatatatagtgggggggagggagggcagcagcaccacagcccctggcgcctccctctccccctgcaacacctctccctctcgcagaagcttggcgaagccctgccgagatccccgctacttccaccaccacgccgtcgtgctgctggatctccatcaacctctccttcccccttgctggatcaagaaggaggagacgtcgctgctccgtacgtgtgttgaacgcggaggtgccgtccgttcggcactcggtcatcggtgatttggatcacgacgagtacgactccatcaaccccgttctcttgaacgcttccgctcgcgatctataagggtatgtagatgcactccttccctctcgttgctagtaaactccatagattgatcttggtgatgcgtagaaaattttgaatttctgctacgttccccaacaggagggAGCGCCTGCGAGACGGGATGGAGCCCGACACATTCTTGTGCTTCGGACTTCCCTTTGTGCTAGGCGCCCAGCCTCCACCGACCTTGCGTTGCAGCAGCTGCAAGAAGGGGGAGGACAGAGTGAATGCCGGCAATGGCAACGGAGGGTCATTCACCGGTGTGCCCAAGTCGTCGGCAATCGAGCTAACGAGGTGATGGCTTAGGCGACAGGATGATGCAAGCAACGCAAGAGGCGCCGGTTCCTACGGGGCCCCAATGGAATGGTACACGGGGGTTGAGGTAGAGTTCACGGCGTCGGCGACAGGGACAACCAAAGGCTTATGACAAGGCAGGGGCAATGACATCACGAACGCAAAGAAGGAAGGAGCGGGAGCGAAAATGTCTGTCATGCCAGGTCATTTTCAGGATGGAGTGCGCTCCAAATTATCTCCTCCAAATATGAAGGCAGGGGTGACAAAGTCCAGCTCAGTGATTAATTTCCGGTCCATTCCCTATAAAAGTAGTTATCATGGAATTCCACCCAATATGGCAACActgatatttttttattttaatttttctTTGAAAGCAATATGGCAACTCTGATATAGTTGCTCTAAGATGCGTTGAGTTAGTTTTCTGTCAAAAACATATTTGCAAGGCTGCTTAGCCAACCGATAAAATACAGGAGTCAAATATGTCTAACATAATGCCAAACAAGTTCCACGTGGAAGAGAAGATTTGTAGTCTAAATGTGTACTTGCTAGAGGCATCCATGTCTTTTTTTTGTAATTGGTAAAGGACGCGAAGTACCTACACTCGAGCTCAAATGCACCCTGATGAATAGTTaagtcaaaaaaataaaaaaaattgaaattttttTTGTTGCAAACTTTGACGGATATTTCATGTGCTTGTAAAAATTTATCATAAAACACCATTCCTGGAAGTCATGATAAAAAAACAAAACCAATGCTCAAAAAATGCTATTTTTAAAAGCATTTTAGAGTGCTAATTTTATTATATTTTTGCCACACCTTCCATAAATGTTATTTCGGGCTGAAATCTTCCATGAACATTTGTGTAAGTTTGCACCTAAAAAAGGTTCATTTTTTAATGTTATCTCATTTTATTTTGGAATTTACTGTTCatcccgagctcaaatgagctcgggaGTAGAAGGGTACTTTCGGATATATACCTCTATTGCTCCATGTGAAGTTAAAGAAGACGCCAAAACACCTCTATTGCTCCATGTGAAGTTAAAGAAGACGCCAAAACGAACAACCTGAGCAAAGGCTATATATGGGAATTTGATATGAAACAGCCCGAGTTCTGAACACTAGTCTTGAACATCAGCACGGTTGTTAACATGGAGAACACAGATTGATGTTACAGAATTACAGCGGTCGAACTTAACATCTCCAAACATACACGGACATAATCGGAACTGCGAACTGGAAATGACCCTAAGTAACTCAGTAACTACGGCGAGACCCGACAAATCCGGTCAAGGCCAACCAACTAAAATCTATCACAGACTAGGCCGGTCTGACTGAATCTAGGCAAACCACATGTCTCTCTATAACCATACACTTCCCTTAGCATGATCGCCATTGTTCAATCGAACAGGAGGATGTTACATTCTTGCTGGGTGTCGATTGAGGACCTAATAGATTGAATAGTTAACCTTACCACCGAGCGAGTACCCAATGCCCAGAACCAGAAACTTCGGCTGTACAAGATTTCCAGCAGCATCTGTCAGATGGCGGCGGTGTTATCAAGGAATGTGGGCAGGGCTCATGGTTGCGCACTCCGGTGGCTTGGCCTTAGCGCCTTAGCGAAGAAGTTGCGGAGCTCAGGGATGACACGCTGGATTAGCTGAGAGAAACTGCATTTGCAAGATGGACAGTTAGATGGATTTGGATTTTTGTTGCTTGGAAGCGCGTTACAATATACCAAATGTGGTGGCCCTAAGTTAAGATACCCACCCGGGTCTGGTGCAGATCTTATCAAACTGCTCCAAAATAAACAAGACGCATGTATGTCTCAGTGACATGGCATGAAAGGCTTCGGATAAGTCGTACATATCAGAGACGTTGTCTAAATTAACATCCTGCAAGACATTCCAAACAATCAATTAGACCCAGTCGGCAGCGGTTCAAACATAGAACTTGGGGGTTATGTTCCTGAAATCACCTGCGCAATTGTATATTCACATAGGCGTTTGAGGCCTTCTAACAGATACTGATCTGCAGCTCTAAGAAGATCTTGAGCAAGCTCGTTGGTTACTTCGACTGACCCTGTATAGATAAATCTGCACAAAACAAAGAAGATGTTTCTAAACTTCAATTGCAGGCCTTGTCCCCTCAGAGTGAGGAACTAACATGCAGATTTACCCATGGGCCATGgccaaggaacaagaatgatCAATGATTTACTAACCTCATCATGAGTTCAAACACGTCCCACCTGATATTTGGAATTTCTATGTCTCTTGCATCCTTTTCCTGGTTGAGAAAATAGTGAGTTTCTTGTAAACAGAAATTGTTCAACTAGCAAACAAGATCCACATCTTCCAACCAGAAAAGGAATATCATGTTATGTCGAGACTAACCCTGTATCCACCATCAAACATTGCACGGAATGCATCTGAAGAAGCAAGCAAAGCAATTCTGTGTGCATAAAAGCGTTTTCCTGCGAATCACAGGGGAGGTGATTATTATGGTCCTAATGAAAAAACAGAAATTATCTAAAGTAGTTTCTGTGAAGGCAGGGTGCAGAAACGTCACGAACCTTCCACCAAGAAGGTGACATCTGAAAGTGTCGAACTGTTCACATATTGCTCTCCAAGATAAACCTGCAGCCAGAAGTACATTTAGTAATAGCAATAGCCAGAATGATGGATGGACCAATCCATCTGTATTAGGAGTTGATTTATGGGGAAACCTCATTAAGAATATCCAGGATAAGGCAAGGTAAAGCCTGCCAACTACTAAGAACAGACTGCCAAGCAGTATAAAGTTACATGACAGAACATCTGTGTCCAACAGGTTGCACATGTCAAGATTTGTAGGAAATAACATTTTAAGGAAGTTTGTGCACATATGATCTTGATTTAATTCAGATTTTGCTAATAGCTCCAAAGTAGTACTAGCATATATCCCTAGAACTATATTTTTTTACTACAATTTTGTTAGACAAATCTCTTTTCCAAGCACTGTGAAGCCCTTATTCACTTCAATAGCACAACTACATAGTAAAGACAAATCACCCTTTTTTTAGTTTCCACTAACCTGTGGCGTTGGAGATGGAGGTGCAGCATCCATCGGAGAGAGTGCTGCAGCTTTGTTGGCTAATTTGTATAGTGCTACCGAACCATCCTGTTGATGTTTCGAGCTGACCGAAACCAGAAGATCAAGAAGCAAGTCGAGACCTGAATTAAGCCAGAATTTAATCCATGGAGAATAAAACACAAATGAGACAAGGAACACTTAAGATGTCAAATTATCATACCATTATTATCAATAAAAATTGTTCGCTGATCTTCAGGGGCACAGAGGTGTGCGAGAGCCAGAGCAACACGCCTCTGCACAGACTTTTCTCCTACTCTCATGAGATAAACCAAGTGTTTCAATACCTGTTAAAGATCGCGCGTGGGTCAGCTGGAGTAGATGCCACAGCTTGGCAAAAAAAAACAGTGAGCAGAACTTACTCGTCCATTTATCTTCTCCTCTAGCCTCTTCAATGTCTTAGCTACACAGTCCTTTGTAGCCTGAAAAGAAGTGCTTAACCAGACTCAGGTATAAATTTACTAAGAAAGTACCAATCTATGCTAccccctccgttccaaaatagatgacccaactttgtacaattgtacaaagttgggtcatctattttggaacggagggggTATGATGGTTGACATACCTGGACGATAAATTCGCCATCCTGCAACTTTTGGACACCTCCTACTTTAACGAAGTCAGAGACATAATCCTACAAGAAGAAAGTTATTATGGATACATGAAAGTAAGAAGCTTACATAAAACAGAAATGGAACATGACTACATGAGTTCGTTCCCTTTGAAGAACAAATATGAAATAATAAGTAGAAACCAATATTTTGAACAATAAGAAATTACCTCATTGTCCGCAACTCCATAAAGAGCAAACGCAGCATTATGTTGCAGAGAACCATTTTTTGAGTCGAGAAGCTTTAGTAAAGGCAACAAGCCACCATTGTATGCAATACCTGCTTGGTTATGTGTGTCCTGTGAAACAAAAGATTTTCTTTCAAATTAGCCATACAGGTTAATCAAGATAAAGAAGTAAATAAAACATGCCCACTCCAAACAAAGAGATAACACACTAAAACTAATAGAATGCTGTTTTATTTTCCAATCCCATGATTGGAATGTTTACAGCTTAGAAAGACAATGAAAAGGGGATAACTTGGCATGTGCCTGACACTAAAATATCTATACTCTTGCTTACTaatccctccgttcctaaatataggtctttctagagatttcactatggactacatacggatgtataatAGACGTAGtttagaatgtagattcactcattttgctccgtatgtagtccatattgaaatctctagaaaggcttatatttaggaacggaaggagtacaagtctttgtagagattccgctatggactacatacggagcaaaatgagtgaatctactcTAAAATGAATCTACATACATCCTCGtgtggtccatagtgaaatctctacaaagacttatatttagaaacggagggagtaacaaaTACAGTCCAGATGACACCTGGTAGGCAAAAAATAATATATCCAACATGATACGCCATATGACAATGACCATTGGGGATTATGTTTCAGCCTTTGGCCTATGTAGATCAAAGACGTTAGTTTAATTTGTAAAACTGTATTTCAATTTATGTACAAGAATCTGTAAAACTGTATATCAATCTGTATGTGTGCGATGCTGCAGTTTAAATTGATCTGATTGTATTTGAACAGGGTTTATCTCTCACGTAAAAGTAAAACTAATCAAATAATCTGGCGGAGAAGTTATCTCTTGTGCAATTTCGTCAATTCTAATAGTGATTGTATTTGAACAGGGTGACTTCATCATGCATGTCAAACAGGCATTTCACTCAGAAGAATCTGCCAGGGAGAAAATGGTGTCTTTTCCTTCAGGACTATTCAGAAATGCGCATGTTCAAGAGATATGCTGAACTATGCTGGGTTACGATTACTTGTCGCAGGACAATGGATACAGCAAAGAAGCATATACAAACAAAAGGTACAAATCTGAACAGACACCATTTGAGAGGCAGATGCTCAACAGTTAGTCTGGATATTTAACACACATAAAGAGAATGAGCTGCATGGCTTCAATTATTGATGGTACATTAAACATAACCTGTGGTCACTCTCATGTCAATCCTTCTAAGAGGGGACACTGCATCCCAATGTAAAATCAAAATAGAGAAAAAGGGAAGCAGCAAAGTTGAGAAAGTGCTCTGTCACTATGTCAGGTGATTTTATGAAGGGAAGTAAGGATTGTCATTGTTGTTTCTCTTTCACTGCTACAATGCGTCCCTAAAATACATGCAGTAAAACCCGCTGACAAACATAAGCAATCAGATTGATATTGTTGTGTGCAAGGGGAGTATAGAATGAGAAATATAACCTGTGCAAGCCTCCCAAGGGCAAAGGCTGACATCTCCCTGAGTTGGAAGTCAGCTGACTGTAGCATGTCAATTAGTGGTCGGACTGCCCCCCGTTGCACAATATGGACCTGCCAAACCCCATACATGCATATTTAGAGAGGATAGCTCAAAAAACAATTCTGTATTCTTTTGATTCACCATGGCTAACTCTTTATCGTACGAAACAACATATTTAGTAAGTAGGTAGACATAATCAATCAATGATATGTAGCACAAGAGTATTATATAGGAAAAAGTACTTCATTTTATTTTTTACTCTTCCACTTCATCACTCGTCATAAAAAAATATGGAGCTAACAACAAATGAAGCATCCTTAAGCACCTTGCACTCAGAGTCGGCCGAAGCAAACTGCCCTAGCAACAAAGCAGCTTCTCTTTGGCTTTCCGTACAGCAGGAACTGCAAAAGAAAAGATGAAGCACAGGTTCTTTAAGCTGGAGAGCGGACCCGGGGTAATACCATGCCTTCATATACTAAGATTGGGACTACAATAAAACAGCTTCTCGTGTTACAATATGGATATGATATGGAATCTGGGTTAGAAGATAATTTGCTACACGCACACTTGAAAATCTCATAAGATTATATCATTATAATCACATATTGTTTTGACCTTAAAGCACCAAAATTAATCCACATTCAGGAACACATGCACAATGGTGTAATCAGTAATCGAGTGTGTATTGCTCATGTACAGCTAAAAGTAAAGTATATAGAATTTGAATTTCCAGCAGTACTCTAGCAGAACTCAATAAATAAATACAGTAAGTTATATGCATTTCATTATTAACAGATACGATTAAAATTATCATCATAAGCTGCATATGACGATCATCATACCTTAATAGCCCAATTACAGGTTGCAAGGCCCCCGCATTAAGAACCTCTTTCTTGATATTTGGGGATGAATGGACCAAATTTCCAATGACACCAACCTGCCACGC is drawn from Aegilops tauschii subsp. strangulata cultivar AL8/78 chromosome 1, Aet v6.0, whole genome shotgun sequence and contains these coding sequences:
- the LOC109778328 gene encoding ARM REPEAT PROTEIN INTERACTING WITH ABF2, whose amino-acid sequence is MEAEQQKPQRPRRKAQKRRIDDEAAASAAAAAAAAAAAAAAAAAVSSPLGSADADDDNEDDEGSVGPEICCRQSQAAVAREVRTQVDALHHCFSWRHADRATAKRATSVLAELAKNEEMVNVIVEGGAVPALVCHLKVPPMAAAVEEEQQPRPFEHEVEKGAAFALGLLAVKPEHQQLIVDAGALPLLVTLLRRHKNATNSRAVNSLIRRAADAITNLAHENSNIKTCIRIEGGIPPLVELLESQDIKVQRAAAGALRTLAFKNDENKTLIVDCNALPTLILMLRSEDAAIHYEAVGVIGNLVHSSPNIKKEVLNAGALQPVIGLLSSCCTESQREAALLLGQFASADSECKVHIVQRGAVRPLIDMLQSADFQLREMSAFALGRLAQDTHNQAGIAYNGGLLPLLKLLDSKNGSLQHNAAFALYGVADNEDYVSDFVKVGGVQKLQDGEFIVQATKDCVAKTLKRLEEKINGRVLKHLVYLMRVGEKSVQRRVALALAHLCAPEDQRTIFIDNNGLDLLLDLLVSVSSKHQQDGSVALYKLANKAAALSPMDAAPPSPTPQVYLGEQYVNSSTLSDVTFLVEGKRFYAHRIALLASSDAFRAMFDGGYREKDARDIEIPNIRWDVFELMMRFIYTGSVEVTNELAQDLLRAADQYLLEGLKRLCEYTIAQDVNLDNVSDMYDLSEAFHAMSLRHTCVLFILEQFDKICTRPGFSQLIQRVIPELRNFFAKALRPSHRSAQP